One Rhinopithecus roxellana isolate Shanxi Qingling chromosome 7, ASM756505v1, whole genome shotgun sequence DNA segment encodes these proteins:
- the LOC104671468 gene encoding TPT1-like protein codes for MIIYWDLINHDEMFSDSYKIWEITDGLCLEVEGKIVSRTEGYIFDLLIGGNASTEGPGGKGTESTVITGVDIVMNHHLQETSFTKEAYNKCIKDYMKSIKGKLEEQRPKRVKPFMTGAAEQIKHILANFNNYEKT; via the coding sequence ATGATTATCTACTGGGACCTCATCAACCACGATGAGATGTTCTCTGACAGCTACAAGATCTGGGAGATCACAGACGGGCTGTGCCTGGAGGTGGAGGGGAAGATAGTCAGTAGGACAGAAGGTTACATTTTTGACTTGCTCATTGGTGGAAATGCCTCCACTGAAGGCCCTGGGGGCAAAGGTACCGAAAGCACAGTAATCACTGGTGTTGATATTGTCATGAATCATCACCTGCAAGAAACAAGCTTCACAAAAGAAGCCTACAATAAGTGCATCAAAGATTACATGAAATCAATCAAAGGCAAACTGGAAGAACAAAGACCAAAAAGAGTAAAACCTTTTATGACAGGGGCTGCAGAACAAATCAAGCACATCCTTGCTAATTTCAACAACTACGAGAAAACATGA